From Coffea arabica cultivar ET-39 chromosome 10e, Coffea Arabica ET-39 HiFi, whole genome shotgun sequence, one genomic window encodes:
- the LOC140015429 gene encoding uncharacterized protein codes for MDAFREGLRDASLYDPGFRDARYTWARGRSPTRRICERLDKAVASPKWSLLFPTTMRRKRKTHKFEQLWLGDEECERILVDNWHRAGAEDPVASLVSCTQQALTTL; via the exons ATGGATGCTTTTCGGGAGGGACTCAGGGACGCCAGCTTATATGATCCAGGTTTCAGAGATGCTCGATACACGTGGGCTAGAGGCAGGAGTCCTACTCGTCGGATTTGTGAAAGGTTGGATAAGGCAGTGGCATCCCCTAAGTGGAGTTTGCTCTTCCCAACGACTATG AGgagaaagaggaaaacccaCAAATTTGAGCAGTTATGGTTAGGGGATGAGGAGTGTGAAAGAATATTGGTTGATAATTGGCATAGGGCTGGTGCAGAAGACCCAGTTGCATCACTGGTTTCCTGCACACAGCAGGCTCTGACTACTTTATAG
- the LOC140014990 gene encoding splicing factor U2af small subunit B-like produces MAEHLASIFGTEKDRVNCPFYFKIGACRHGDRCSRLHNRPTISPTLLLSNMYQRPDMITPGVDPQGQPIDPRKIQEHFEDFYEDIFEELGKFGEIESLNVCDNLADHMIGNVYVQFKEEDHAAAALQALQGRFYSGRPIIADFSPVTDFREATCRQFEENSCNRGGYCNFMHVKMIGRDLRRKLFGRYRRYRRSRSRSRSASPHPHHHHRRERERERDYDRSRGGERDFRASGRRSGGDRHARHETDSSGGRRRHPTSPRRSKSPVREGSEERRARIEQWNREREEN; encoded by the coding sequence ATGGCGGAGCACTTAGCTTCCATCTTCGGCACCGAGAAGGACCGTGTCAACTGCCCTTTCTACTTCAAGATCGGCGCTTGCCGCCACGGCGACCGCTGCTCCCGCCTCCATAACCGTCCTACCATCTCCCCCACCCTTTTGCTCTCCAACATGTACCAGCGCCCCGACATGATCACCCCCGGAGTCGACCCCCAGGGCCAGCCCATCGATCCCCGCAAGATTCAGGAGCATTTCGAGGACTTCTACGAGGACATTTTCGAGGAACTCGGCAAGTTCGGCGAGATCGAGAGCCTCAACGTCTGCGACAACCTTGCCGACCACATGATCGGCAACGTCTACGTCCAGTTCAAGGAGGAGGACCACGCTGCCGCCGCCCTCCAGGCTTTGCAGGGCCGCTTCTACTCCGGCCGCCCCATCATTGCCGACTTCTCCCCCGTCACCGACTTCCGCGAGGCCACCTGCCGCCAGTTCGAGGAGAACAGTTGCAACCGTGGCGGATATTGCAATTTTATGCACGTCAAGATGATTGGGAGGGACCTCAGGAGGAAGCTCTTTGGGAGGTATCGTAGGTACCGGAGGAGCAGGAGTCGCAGTAGAAGTGCCAGTCCCCATCCGCACCACCATCACcggagggaaagggaaagggaaagggacTACGATAGGAGCCGTGGCGGTGAAAGGGATTTTCGTGCAAGTGGTAGGAGGAGCGGAGGAGACCGGCACGCCAGGCATGAGACCGACAGCAGCGGAGGAAGGAGGAGACATCCAACGAGTCCCAGGCGGAGCAAAAGTCCTGTGAGGGAAGGGAGCGAGGAGCGAAGAGCTAGGATTGAGCAGTGGAATCGAGAGAGGGAGGAGAATTAG
- the LOC140014991 gene encoding uncharacterized protein codes for MGRKTRISNVDPQRYSYMQPLNDILEQALSDMPENVNLLLHMRHGIPKAIGSMDIIDDQSVKEMFKVHKSELVINLFVLDMDIIPNEVGNNLNGQSFQENLGINNNAGRQIQYFQNSGDDDEYYHSCSDESWKHHLGSDKEDGSDDDRVSLASSDSSDLNFSDFEENEGDDIVADSDSESEKIPDPIKEVMKFLHISFFCVFQRERTSQMVGPSTGKSSKIGKGNASANAQSASAANTNQNSQTQASVSIEAIANMDSQSLTNSFSMRF; via the coding sequence ATGGGGAGGAAAACTAGAATTTCCAATGTAGATCCTCAAAGATATTCTTACATGCAACcattgaatgatattttagagcaGGCATTGAGTGACATGCCTGAGAATGTGAATCTATTGCTGCACATGAGACATGGAATTCCAAAAGCTATAGGTAGCATGGATATCATTGATGATCAATCTGTGAAGGAAATGTTCAAAGTTCATAAGAGTGAACTTGTAATCAATTTGTTTGTCCTTGACATGGATATTATACCTAATGAGGTTGGTAACAATTTAAATGGTCAATCTTTCCAAGAGAACTTGGGAATTAATAATAATGCTGGAAGACAGATTCAGTACTTTCAAAATTCTGGGGATGATGATGAGTATTATCATTCCTGTTCTGATGAGTCATGGAAACATCATTTGGGCAGTGATAAAGAAGATGGCTCAGATGATGATCGAGTGTCCCTTGCATCCAGTGACAGCAGTGACTTAaacttttctgattttgaggaaAATGAAGGTGATGATATTGTTGCAGATTCTGATTCTGAATCTGAGAAAATTCCTGATCCTATAAAAGAAGTCATGAAGTTTCTACATATAAGTTTCTTTTGCGTTTTCCAGAGAGAAAGAACTTCTCAAATGGTTGGTCCTTCTACTGGTAAAAGTTCCAAAATAGGAAAGGGAAATGCTTCTGCTAATGCACAATCAGCCTCTGCAGCTAATACCAATCAGAATTCCCAAACTCAAGCCTCTGTAAGCATTGAAGCTATTGCCAATATGGACAGTCAAAGTCTTACCAATAGTTTCAGCATGAGATTCTGA